A genomic segment from Ptychodera flava strain L36383 chromosome 19, AS_Pfla_20210202, whole genome shotgun sequence encodes:
- the LOC139118786 gene encoding 5'-nucleotidase domain-containing protein 3-like produces the protein MKTFHKLHLPFRHLCRTSNIAHNRLLAAYGPATTVFATPGVKFYNNCRNQISDSELWKIYHETKSWCQEAQQNNPWINPRAVFANNEISLADIHVYGFDYDYTLATYTDEIHHLIYKLSKDVLIKLKKYPEDIADLPYQPDFAVRGLHFDVSKGLLMKIDSFHYIQLGTVYRGLHPVPDDEVKALYDGTHIPLAQMNSFHGTSGNLRQMMDMFSIPEMTLLANIIEYFTEKNIPYDPEYLYIDVHDAVKIVHYSGQMHRTVGSAIGKYLESGQKVSELLRRLKEIGKEVFLITNSAYDFVAKGMNYIVGPDWIDLFDVIVTNARKPHFFSDTQRPFRHFNKNTKSSQWQRVFQFRKGDIYLEGNLEQLHQMTGWVGSSVLYFGDHVYSDLADPCLRHGWRTGAVIPELEYEINTMNSTSFKESVTWLVALQNLIENMQIHDTPECQAVIQEWLKERNQLRIATKEVFNPRFGSLFRTYHNPTYFSRRLSRFADFYTSDIVNFLDYPPNFTFYPRRSALPHENYHSAGSLINSSHNHVISQNQ, from the exons ATGAAAACTTTCCACAAGCTGCACTTGCCATTCAGACATTTATGCCGTACATCAAATATCGCTCATAATCGACTGCTTGCAGCGTATGGACCTGCCACAACCGTTTTTGCAACTCCGGGTGTCAAGTTTTACAACAACTGCAGAAACCAAATCAGCGATAGCGAACTTTGGAAAATTTATCACGAAACAAAAAGCTGGTGTCAAGAAG CACAACAGAACAACCCGTGGATTAACCCAAGGGCAGTGTTTGCTAATAATGAGATCAGCCTGGCAGACATCCACGTCTATGGATTTGACTATGACTATACCTTGGCAACATACACTGATGAGATTCATCATCTTATATACAAGCTATCAAAAGATGTCCTGATCAAATTGAAAAAG TACCCAGAAGACATTGCAGATCTTCCGTATCAACCAGATTTTGCGGTGAGAGGTCTTCACTTTGatgtgtcaaag GGTCTGCTGATGAAGATAGATTCATTTCACTACATACAGCTTGGCACTGTGTATAG AGGTTTGCATCCAGTTCCAGATGATGAAGTGAAGGCTCTGTATGATGGCACACACATCCCTCTAGCCCAGATGAATTCATTTCATGGAACG AGTGGTAATCTAAGACAGATGATGGACATGTTTTCGATTCCCGAGATGACGTTACTGGCAAATATCATTGAG TACTTTACAGAGAAGAACATACCATATGACCCGGAGTATCTCTACATCGATGTTCAT GATGCTGTGAAGATTGTCCATTACTCCGGACAGATGCACAGAACTGTGGGCAGTGCCATTG GCAAATATCTAGAGAGTGGACAAAAAGTATCTGAATTGCTGCGGAGACTGAAAGAGATTGGCAAGGAGGTGTTCCTCATCACCAACAGTGCATATGACTTTGT AGCAAAAGGTATGAACTACATCGTAGGTCCTGACTGGATAGATTTATTTGATGTTATTGTGACAAATGCGAGAAAACCCCACTTTTTTAGCGACACCCAAAG ACCTTTCCGTCATTTCAATAAGAATACCAAAAGTTCCCAGTGGCAGAGAGTTTTTCAGTTTCGAAAAGGAGACATTTACCTTGAG GGAAATTTAGAGCAACTTCATCAGATGACAGGTTGGGTGGGTTCATCTGTCCTGTATTTCGGAGACCATGTGTACAGTGACCTTGCCGACCCCTGCCTCAGACATGGCTGGAGGACCGGTGCCGTGATACCAGAACTAGAG TATGAAATCAACACCATGAACTCGACATCATTCAAGGAATCAGTGACCTGGCTGGTAGCACTACAGAATCTCATAGAAAACATGCAG ATCCACGATACTCCGGAGTGTCAGGCTGTTATCCAGGAATGGTTGAAAGAACGGAATCAGCTCAG GATTGCAACAAAGGAAGTATTCAATCCCAGATTCGGCAGTCTTTTCCGGACCTACCACAATCCAACCTATTTCTCCAGAAGGCTTTCACGCTTTGCTGACTTCTACACCTCGGATATTGTCAACTTCCTGGACTACCCCCCTAATTTCACCTTCTACCCACGGAGGTCAGCCCTTCCGCATGAAAACTACCACAGCGCCGGCTCTCTGATAAACTCTAGCCACAACCACGTAATCAGTCAAAACCAGTAG